The genome window GATGATATTCAAGTTTAGATCGAGATGAACAACGGCGACAAATGGATAGTGTCCATTGCTTCGGTAGCGTAAATCAATGAAGCGGACTTGGTATTGGTCATCCAGCTCGATAACTTCCCACCGAAATACAGGAGAGAAGGATAAGAAAGCAGATAGGTTCTTATCTTTTTGAGCTGCGGTTAGAACTGGTGTATCTGGAACTGGAATACGATGGAATTTATCGTAGATTTCAATTTCGTGCTGATGGGACCTGCCGACATAGAAGGAGTCGTCGGTCATCACAGCGATACGCCAATGGTTATATCTCATGGTTGGCGATAAAATGATTTCCTTTGCATCTGGAATTCTTTTTTTCACATTTATTTTTACCTGCCGTTGTGTAAATACCCGCAGAAGGTAATAGCCAATCAGTACGATATATAAAGTTAAAAAGGTATAGCCAGGATCTGCGCCGAATAACCAGAATAGGATTGCTACAATATGCATGGAGAAAATGATGGGATCAAATGTATTAATAATCCCCAATGCGACCCATTTATTTGTAAAAGGACGAAGAGCCTGCGTTCCATACGCATTAAATATATCGACAAACACATGCAGGAAAACAGCTATAAACGTCCAAAGCCATAAATGGAACAAATTTGCCTCTGGGAAAAGCGGGTACATGACAGCAAGTATAAGTAGGGGCCACAAAAGTACTGCTGGGATGGAGTGTGTCACTCCACGGTGGTTGCGTATATAAACGGCATTATTTCTTAATTTTAATACTGTATCGATATCTGGTATTTGTGAGCCGATGATGGTGGCGATTATTACACCTGTAGTTGTTGCAGGATCAGAAGCAACAACTGGGTCTAACGTGGCTAACCCACCAAGTGCAACTCCCATAACAATATGAGTTCCTGTATCCAAAATACCAAACCTCCTTGATTTTCTCTCCGAATTATTTGGATGAAAACACCATAATTACAATAAAAATATCCTTTTCTTTTTTCTTAACAAAAGATACACTACAAACAGTTAATATATTCGCATGATGTAAAAATACGGATAATGTTATTAAATAATAAATAAA of Niallia circulans contains these proteins:
- a CDS encoding metal-dependent hydrolase, which gives rise to MDTGTHIVMGVALGGLATLDPVVASDPATTTGVIIATIIGSQIPDIDTVLKLRNNAVYIRNHRGVTHSIPAVLLWPLLILAVMYPLFPEANLFHLWLWTFIAVFLHVFVDIFNAYGTQALRPFTNKWVALGIINTFDPIIFSMHIVAILFWLFGADPGYTFLTLYIVLIGYYLLRVFTQRQVKINVKKRIPDAKEIILSPTMRYNHWRIAVMTDDSFYVGRSHQHEIEIYDKFHRIPVPDTPVLTAAQKDKNLSAFLSFSPVFRWEVIELDDQYQVRFIDLRYRSNGHYPFVAVVHLDLNLNIITSYTGWIFSEDKLKKKLDILTN